A stretch of the Aspergillus puulaauensis MK2 DNA, chromosome 6, nearly complete sequence genome encodes the following:
- the ARN1_2 gene encoding siderophore transporter (COG:P;~EggNog:ENOG410QE3E;~InterPro:IPR020846,IPR011701,IPR036259;~PFAM:PF07690;~SMCOG1005:Drug resistance transporter, EmrB/QacA;~TransMembrane:13 (o53-71i119-137o143-165i185-203o209-232i253-276o288-308i346-363o369-386i393-412o424-443i455-481o530-552i);~antiSMASH:Cluster_6.7;~go_function: GO:0022857 - transmembrane transporter activity [Evidence IEA];~go_process: GO:0055085 - transmembrane transport [Evidence IEA]), which produces MSFASPSEKHPGTTAAANAEPSDAGRRQLDTKSPGVVRIEAIAAHLGPVTRTILFAGLFLLGYAFGLHGVLRGVYQTYATASYSDHSLLSTVNVIRTVFAAAAQPTTGKLADAFGRVETLALSVVLYLVGSIVEATSNGVSSFSAGAVLYTLGFTIVQTLVEVLIADVTSTRVRLLASYVPNLHFIITAWVSGNISSAVLGATTWRWGIGMWCIVFAVLVIPVVATLTYLDLCARRSSSTTGSAPRWIPMKQLFWQLDVPGIALLIASLALLLTPLTIAGGESPKWRTAHVIAPLVIGFLCIPVFVFWQMRAPHPLVPFSFLKDRGVWGALGIAAFMNFANSMQSNYLYTVLIVAFDFSIAAATRIATLFMFTSFLVGPICGILVYRIRRLKYFIIAGTVLFMVGFGLLIRYRSGSSGSDHAGVIAAEVILGVGGGMTPYASLASMQASLKHETLGVMTGLFLAFHSIGNAFGTSVAGAMWSQLLPSSLARNLGDATLAAQVYGNPFAVVAQFPVGTEVRTAVVDSYQHVQRYLCITGLCLSIPMIGFAFCLRNPVLGRDQSLVDKKEEIADERA; this is translated from the coding sequence ATGTCGTTCGCATCGCCGAGCGAAAAGCACCCTGGCACGACTGCCGCGGCCAATGCAGAGCCCTCAGATGCAGGCCGTCGCCAGCTTGACACCAAGTCTCCTGGGGTTGTTCGAATCGAAGCGATTGCGGCCCACCTTGGCCCAGTAACGCGCACAATCCTCTTCGCCGGCCTCTTTCTCCTAGGATATGCCTTTGGTCTCCATGGAGTTCTCCGCGGCGTCTATCAGACCTATGCCACCGCCAGCTACAGCGACCACTCGCTGCTCTCGACTGTGAATGTCATCCGCACCGTCTTCGCCGCTGCTGCCCAGCCGACGACCGGGAAGCTCGCTGATGCCTTTGGCCGCGTCGAGACTCTGGCACTGTCCGTCGTTCTCTACTTGGTGGGCTCTATCGTCGAGGCCACTTCGAATGGGGTCAGCTCGTTCAGCGCTGGGGCAGTGCTTTACACTCTCGGGTTCACAATCGTCCAGACCCTGGTCGAGGTCCTCATTGCCGATGTGACATCTACGCGCGTCCGGCTGCTCGCCTCCTACGTGCCGAACCTGcacttcatcatcaccgcCTGGGTGTCGGGCAACATTTCCTCCGCCGTCTTGGGCGCCACGACCTGGAGATGGGGAATCGGCATGTGGTGCATTGTCTTCGCGGTGCTTGTCATCCCCGTGGTCGCTACCCTGACCTACCTCGATCTGTGCGCCCGTCGAagctcttccaccaccggcaGTGCGCCTCGATGGATCCCAATGAAGCAGCTCTTCTGGCAGCTCGATGTCCCCGGAATcgccctcctcatcgcctccCTGGCCCTGCTACTCACCCCGCTGACCatcgctggaggagaaagtccCAAGTGGCGCACCGCCCACGTTATCGCCCCGCTGGTCATTGGCTTCCTGTGTATTCCggtctttgtcttctggCAAATGCGAGCGCCACACCCTTTGGTTCCGTTCTCGTTCCTCAAGGACCGCGGTGTCTGGGGTGCCCTGGGAATCGCTGCGTTCATGAACTTTGCCAACTCGATGCAGTCCAACTACCTGTACACTGTTCTGATTGTGGCCTTTGACTTTTCAATCGCCGCCGCGACTCGCATCGCAACTCTGTTCATGTTCACCTCGTTCCTTGTGGGCCCGATCTGCGGTATCCTCGTCTACCGCATCCGCCGCCTCAAAtacttcatcatcgccggcACTGTCCTCTTCATGGTCGGCTTCGGTCTTCTCATTCGATACCGCAGCGGCTCATCCGGCTCCGACCATGCAGGCGTCATTGCTGCAGAGGTCATCCTCGGTGTTGGAGGGGGCATGACACCTTATGCTTCCCTTGCCTCAATGCAGGCATCGCTCAAGCACGAAACCCTCGGTGTGATGACCGgactcttcctcgccttccacAGTATTGGAAATGCCTTTGGTACCAGCGTTGCCGGCGCGATGTGGTCACAGCTCCTACCGTCCTCGCTTGCCAGAAACCTCGGCGACGCAACCCTTGCCGCTCAGGTTTACGGCAACCCCTTCGCAGTCGTCGCTCAGTTCCCGGTTGGAACAGAGGTCCGCACCGCAGTCGTCGACAGCTATCAGCATGTGCAGCGGTACCTTTGCATCACCGGGTTGTGTCTGTCCATTCCGATGATTGGGTTCGCGTTCTGTCTGAGAAACCCCGTCCTCGGTCGCGATCAGTCACTCGTTGACAAGAAAGAGGAGATTGCCGACGAGAGAGCATAG